A region of Takifugu rubripes chromosome 6, fTakRub1.2, whole genome shotgun sequence DNA encodes the following proteins:
- the LOC101065970 gene encoding sepiapterin reductase-like: MSFSEPIRADLGRVLCVITGASKGFGRAVARQLSRLVQPRSALVLVARSADKLRALQAELAASEVGIAGLLVECVVADLGELEAPGSVVRACQQVFTDDMDHILLINNAASLGDVSRYARSFTNRDDVDSYLSFNVSSCLCLTAGILQAFPQRPGVKRTVVNISSLCAQQPFSSWVLYCTSKAARDMMFRVLAAEEPELRVLSYAPGPLDTDMYSTAKSTTADPSIRKSFSDMSTQGQVLTCEESCSKLMKLLMEDTYPSGAHIDFYDV; the protein is encoded by the exons ATGTCGTTTTCCGAGCCGATCCGCGCAGATCTTGGCAGAGTTCTGTGTGTCATCACAGGGGCGTCCAAGGGCTTCGGCCGGGCTGTGGCCAGACAACTGTCCCGGTTGGTGCAGCCGCGTTCGGCGCTGGTTCTGGTGGCTCGATCCGCTGACAAGCTGCGGGCTCTGCAGGCAGAGCTGGCCGCTTCAGAGGTGGGGATAGCCGGCCTGCTGGTGGAGTGTGTGGTGGCAGATCTGGGTGAGCTGGAGGCCCCCGGCAGCGTGGTTAGAGCATGTCAACAGGTGTTTACCGACGACATGGATCACATTCTATTAATCAACAACGCAG CCTCTCTGGGAGACGTGTCCCGCTACGCAAGGTCCTTTACCAACAGGGATGACGTGGACTCTTACTTGTCTTTCAACGTCagctcctgtctctgtctgacTGCTGGCATCCTCCAGGCTTTCCCACAACGTCCAGGTGTGAAGCGGACTGTGGTCAACATCTCCTCCTTGTGTGCCCAACAGCCCTTTAGCTCCTGGGTGCTGTACTGCACCAGCAAGGCTGCCAGAGATATGATGTTCAGGGTTCTGGCAGCAGAGGAACCAGAGCTGAGAGTTCTCAGCTATGCTCCAG GGCCTCTGGACACGGACATGTACTCAACAGCCAAATCCACCACAGCTGATCCCAGCATCAGGAAGTCTTTCTCTGACATGTCCACTCAGGGACAGGTGCTCACGTGTGAGGAGTCATGCTCCaagctgatgaagctgctgatggaggacaCCTACCCATCGGGAGCTCACATCGATTTCTATGACGTATAG
- the LOC101066193 gene encoding excitatory amino acid transporter 1, with protein MQRIREGIHIRTMKAKRKVEEVSKEDVLAFLRKNAFVLFTVGAVVVGIILGFTLRPYKMTYREVKYFSFPGELLMRMLQMLVLPLLVSSLITGMAALDSKASGKMGMRAVIYYMTTTFIAVFIGIIIVLIIHPGKGSKEEFGKQQTIEQVSPADAFLDLIRNMFPPNLVQACTQQFKTKYGKRVVHLTVTMNETFFNSTNGTQEFMEITREEVIPMPGQVNGVNALGLVVFSMCFGLIIGNMKEQGQLLRDFFDSLNEAIMQLVAIIMWYAPVGILFLIAGKIVEMDDLTQMGGQLGMYTITVIIGLLIHGVIILPTLYFTITRQNPFVFIGGLLQALVTALGTSSSSATLPVTFKCLEENNRIDKRITRFVLPVGATINMDGTALYEALAAIFIAQVNNMEMNFGQIITISITATAASIGAAGIPQAGLVTMVIVLTSVGLPTDDITLIIAVDWVPCEYTDRLRTTTNVLGDSIGAGIVEFLSRNELRSKDVEMGNSVLEEKERKKPYKLISQDSDLENDRRAHLESNM; from the exons ATGCAGCGTATCAGGGAAGGCATTCACATACGCACCATGAAGGCCAAGAGGAAAGTGGAGGAGGTCTCCAAAGAGGATGTGCTGGCGTTCCTCAGGAAAAATGCTTTTGTGCTCTTCACAGTCGGAGCTGTTGTTGTGG GTATCATTCTAGGCTTCACACTCCGGCCCTATAAGATGACCTACCGGGAGGTCAAGTACTTCTCTTTCCCTGGAGAACTGTTGATGAGAATGCTTCAGATGCTTGTTCTTCCTTTACTGGTTTCCAGTCTCATAACAG GAATGGCAGCTTTGGACAGTAAGGCCTCGGGGAAGATGGGCATGAGAGCTGTGATTTACTACATGACCACAACCTTCATTGCAGTTTTTATTGGAATTATAATTGTGCTCATCATCCACCCTGGAAAAGGCtctaaagaggagtttggaaaGCAGCAGACCATAGAACAAGTCAGTCCAGCTGACGCCTTCTTGGATCTGATCAG GAACATGTTCCCACCTAACCTGGTACAAGCCTGCACACAGCAG TTCAAAACCAAATATGGGAAGAGAGTGGTCCATTTGACAGTGACAATGAACGAAACGTTCTTTAACTCAACCAATGGAACCCAAGAGTTCATGGAGATCACAAGGGAGGAAGTGATCCCTATGCCGGGTCAGGTCAACGGCGTCAACGCCCTTGGGCTGGTGGTCTTCTCCATGTGCTTTGGCCTGATTATTGGCAACATGAAGGAGCAGGGCCAGCTCCTGAGAGATTTCTTTGACAGCCTAAATGAGGCCATAATGCAGCTGGTGGCCATCATCATGTG gTACGCTCCTGTTGGTATTCTATTCCTGATTGCAGGAAAGATAGTGGAGATGGACGATCTGACGCAGATGGGAGGCCAGCTGGGCATGTATACCATCACAGTCATCATTGGCTTACTGATCCACGGCGTCATTATCCTGCCCACTCTCTACTTCACTATCACTCGACAAAACCCCTTTGTTTTCATCGGCGGCCTCCTGCAAGCGTTAGTTACGGCCCTGGGCACCTCCTCCAG CTCAGCCACCCTCCCTGTTACCTTCAAATGCTTGGAGGAGAACAACCGAATTGACAAGCGAATCACACGTTTCGTGTTGCCGGTTGGCGCCACTATTAACATGGACGGGACGGCACTCTATGAGGCCCTGGCAGCCATTTTCATCGCCCAGGTCAACAATATGGAGATGAACTTTGGTCAGATCATCACAATTAG CATCACAGCCACTGCAGCCAGCATCGGAGCGGCTGGTATACCACAGGCAGGCCTGGTCACCATGGTGATCGTTCTCACCTCTGTTGGACTGCCTACTGATGACATCACCCTCATCATTGCAGTGGACTGGGTTCCCTGTGAGTACAC GGACCGTCTCCGGACTACCACCAATGTCCTGGGAGACTCCATTGGAGCAGGAATTGTGGAGTTTCTTTCCAGAAATGAGCTCCGCAGCAAGGATGTGGAGATGGGAAACTctgtgctggaggagaaggaaagaaagaaacccTACAAGCTCATCTCTCAGGACAGTGATTTAGAAAATGACCGACGTGCTCATCTGGAATCAAACATGTGA
- the nadk2 gene encoding NAD kinase 2, mitochondrial has product MKGSSYSGLLERHNIHTSNVEHIVKSLREKKIDVRVVKRGEYDEEVVRWADAIISAGGDGTMLLVASKVLSKDKPVVGVNTDPERSQGHLCLPVRYTRAFPEALDKLSRGEFRWLWRQRIRLHLEGTGINPTPVDLHEQQLSLEQHSQAHRITTLGLHQRTPPENFSEPRLLPVRGLNEIFIGESLSSRASYYEISVDDGPWEKQKSSGLSICTGTGSKAWSYNINKLAEQAVGEILKIGKSQTGLNLPLDQNFIEKVTDQYNDALVFCSADGRLLYSVREPIVNRVFFSSRQRGFASKVCVRSRCWDACMVVDGGTSFEFNDGAIATISMSEEDLLRTVVLNS; this is encoded by the exons ATGAAGGGCTCCAGCTACAGCGGCCTGCTGGAGAGACACAACATCCACACCAGCAATGTCGAGCATATTGTGAAGAGTCTGAG GGAGAAAAAGATCGATGTACgagtggtgaagagaggagaGTATGATGAAGAGGTAGTGCGATGGGCAGATGCAATCATCAGTGCTGGAG GAGATGGGACGATGCTGCTGGTGGCCAGTAAGGTGTTAAGCAAGGACAAACCAGTGGTTGGGGTCAACACTGACCCAGAGAG GTCACAAGGTCATCTGTGTTTGCCTGTTCGGTACACTCGAGCCTTCCCAGAGGCGCTGGATAAACTGTCCCGTGGTGAGTTCAG GTGGCTGTGGCGGCAGAGGATCCGTCTGCATTTAGAAGGAACAGGGATCAACCCCACCCCAGTGGACCTACATGAGCAGCAGTTGAGCCTGGAACAGCACAGCCAGGCTCACCGCATCACCACCCTGGGTCTCCACCAAC GAACACCACCAGAGAATTTCTCAGAGCCTCGCCTCCTCCCCGTCCGAGGCCTAAATGAGATCTTCATCGGAGAatctctgtcctccag GGCTTCCTACTATGAGATCTCTGTGGATGATGGTCCATGGGAGAAGCAGAAGAGTTCAGGACTCAGTATTTGCACAGGAACTGGATCCAAGGCCTG GTCGTATAACATCAACAAACTTGCTGAACAAGCCGTTGGGGAGATTCTAAAAATCG GAAAGTCCCAGACGGGCCTGAACCTTCCACTGGACCAGAACTTTATTGAGAAAG TGACTGATCAATACAACGACGCGCTGGTGTTCTGTTCGGCTGACGGCCGTCTGCTCTACAGCGTGAGGGAGCCCATCGTCAACAGAGTCTTCTTCAGCAGTCGGCAGAGAGGCTTCGCCAGCAA agtgtgtgtccgCTCACGCTGCTGGGACGCCTGCATGGTGGTGGACGGGGGGACGTCCTTTGAGTTTAATGACGGCGCCATCGCCACCATCAGCATGAGTGAGGAAGATCTGCTGCGGACAGTTGTTCTCAACAGCTGA
- the skp2 gene encoding S-phase kinase-associated protein 2, translating to MAVCLKTEAAVGERTRLPEPGPPVQDLTLKAAGTPSPHQIEAMRRVSMPLQDLPNLRVQGSVLRTNKRKLRGSVSEGLDSECTPRELIQPCSPTLKHQRPACKGKENDGEQFVLARRSRRKKESVSGVSLDHLPDELLLRILFCLPLRDLLRTSAVCRRWHRLAVDECLWRSVDLEGLIHVGPALQHVLKTGVRRLRCPRSFMEELHLSDMSSLQLVQMDMSNSTIPTPALESIIGGCRLLEYLSLEGLQLSDAIITSLSENSRLLQLNLSGCSGFSAAALAHMLDSCSCIQQLNISWCSFSSQHVKSVVAHLSSSVTHLNLSGYRENLTLEDVKVLVTRCTNLQILDLSDSTLLMADCFQVLRQLGRLVHLSLSRCYQIHLAALTDVGQMFPLLGLLDMFGVVHTSHMAALKKDVPHISINSKPFSSIARPTPAGRPGDGTMWYQRCRLRFKL from the exons ATGGCGGTGTGTTTaaagactgaggctgcagtcgGAGAGAGAACCAGAttaccagaaccaggaccaccAGTGCAGGACCTGACCTTAAAAGCTGCAGGAACACCGAGTCCACATCAGATCGAGGCCATGCGCAGAGTCAG CATGCCCCTGCAGGACCTGCCCAACCTGAGAGTCCAGGGATCCGTGCTGAGGACCAACAAACGCAAACTCAGGGGCTCTGTGAGCGAGGGTCTGGACTCCGAGTGCACCCCCAGAGAGCTCATCCAGCCGTGCTCCCCCACCCTGAAGCACCAGCGCCCAGCCTGCAAGGGGAAGGAGAACGACGGGGAGCAGTTTGTGCTTGCCAGGAGAtccaggaggaaaaaggaatCTGTGTCTG GCGTCTCACTGGATCATTTACCTGATGAGCTGCTCCTCAGGATCCTCTTCTGCCTTCCTCTGAGGGACCTGCTCAGGACGTCAGCAGTGTGCAGACGCTGGCACCGTTTGGC GGTGGATGAGTGTCTGTGGCGCAGCGTCGACCTGGAGGGTTTGATCCACGTGGGTCCGGCTCTGCAGCACGTGCTGAAGACGGGCGTCCGCCGCCTGCGCTGCCCTCGCTCCTTCATGGAAGAGCTGCATTTGTCAGACATGAG CTCTCTGCAGCTGGTTCAGATGGACATGTCCAACTCCACCATCCCTACACCAGCTCTGGAGAGCATCATCGGTGGCTGCAGGCTCCTGGAGTACCTGAGCTTGGAAGGTCTGCAGCTGTCTGACGCCATAATCAC GTCCTTGTCTGAGAACAGCCGCCTGCTGCAGCTCAACCTGAGCGGCTGCTCTggattctctgctgctgctctggcccACATGCTGGACTCGTGCTCCTG TATACAGCAGCTGAATATATCGTGGTGCAGCTTCAGCAGTCAGCATGTGAAGAGCGTCGTCGCCCATCTGAGCTCGTCTGTGACTCACCTCAACCTCAGCGGCTACAGAGAGAACCTCACGCTGGAGG ATGTGAAGGTGTTGGTGACGAGGTGTACAAACCTTCAGATCCTAGATTTAAG CGACAGCACGCTGCTGATGGCCGACTGCTTCCAGGTGCTCCGACAGCTGGGGCGCCTGGTCCACCTGTCCCTGAGCCGCTGCTACCAGATCCACCTGGCTGCTCTGAC CGACGTGGGTCAAATGTTCCCCCTCCTGGGCCTTCTGGACATGTTTGGTGTGGTCCACACTAGTCACATGGCAGCTCTGAAGAAGGACGTGCCTCACATCTCCATTAACTCGAAGCCCTTCTCCAGCATTGCCCGGCCGACACCTGCAGGCAGACCTGGTGACGGCACCATGTGGTACCAGAGGTGCCGGCTCAGGTTCAAGCTGTAg